A part of Oncorhynchus kisutch isolate 150728-3 linkage group LG2, Okis_V2, whole genome shotgun sequence genomic DNA contains:
- the LOC109869589 gene encoding ATP synthase subunit O, mitochondrial, which produces MAALGLGLQVRQFSTSVLRQALIRPPIDVYGVGGRYATALFSAASKQKKLEQVEKEMGTLSSLIKDPKLSSIVMNPHVKRSLKLKYFGAAMTKANLSPITVNLITVLADNGRLTLTADVIGAFAKMMSAHRGEVICTVTTAHPLDEANLADLKVALNGFLTKGETLILETKSDTSILGGMIVSIGDKYVDMSTKTKIHKLTKIIRDS; this is translated from the exons ATGGCAGCTCTAGGACTCGGACTGCAG GTGCGTCAGTTCAGCACTTCAGTTCTTCGACAAGCTTTGATTAGG CCCCCTATCGACGTGTATGGGGTCGGAGGCCGCTATGCCACAGccctgttctctgctgccagcaAGCAGAAGAAACTAGAACAAGTAGAGAAGGAGATGGGCACGTTGTCA TCTCTGATCAAGGACCCCAAGCTGTCCAGTATCGTGATGAACCCCCATGTCAAGCGCAGCCTCAAGCTGAAGTACTTCGGTGCCGCCATGACTAAGGCAAATCTCTCCCCAATCACAGTTAACCTCATCA cTGTGTTGGCAGATAATGGCCGCCTGACCCTGACCGCAGATGTCATTGGTGCCTTTGCAAAAATGATGAGCGCTCACCGTGGCGAGGTTATCTGCACTGTCACCACAGCACAT CCCCTTGATGAGGCTAACCTGGCAGATCTGAAGGTGGCTCTGAACGGCTTCCTGACAAAGGGAGAGACTCTCATACTAGAGACCAAG TCTGACACCTCCATCCTGGGCGGTATGATTGTCAGCATTGGGGATAAGTATGTGGACATGTCCACCAAGACAAAGATCCACAAATTGACCAAGATCATCAGAGATAGTTAA